A genomic window from Dermacentor silvarum isolate Dsil-2018 chromosome 9, BIME_Dsil_1.4, whole genome shotgun sequence includes:
- the LOC119463503 gene encoding cholinesterase 2-like: MAGSHSPGITLSSNPSFTEDCLQLNVWVPEVGTTPGSSRSVLVWIHGGSFTLGSANMGNTSGVLLAALGDVVVVSMNYRLGILGFMNANSPEAPGNVGLMDQNMALKWVQRNIAHFGGDPEQVTLFGESAGSMSVHAQIMSPLSKGLFKRAVLMSGTMYSLDTWDTVPESMVKADKVANVIGCSNGGTIELLSKAEEIVDCMRNKSADEIVKASQKIAAPKFAPFAPTYHDEFLPRNPLLALKRGFFSSVDVLAGVTSDEGAALLQFPLVPELLVEDLQGSPPEELIKSLRSALWRVLKDDILDILETYTKEAAKDDNNALRRQYIDYLSDRLFNCPLQFFAENHSEKGNKVFTYVFDHKPATFPLPEWMGAPHGTDVAFTFGHPYAANPDSPDGRTAEAFIRILASFSRNGIPELPNNETWPQYSKDLPSTIVIKNGQFNDTQGFRSTYCERWRPLY; encoded by the exons ATGGCTGGATCACATAGTCCAG GAATCACACTGAGCAGCAACCCAAGCTTCACAGAAGACTGCCTCCAGCTGAACGTATGGGTCCCAGAGGTCGGAACTACCCCGGGCTCGAGTCGGTCTGTGCTTGTATGGATCCACGGAGGATCATTCACCTTAGGCAGCGCGAATATGGGGAACACTAGCGGAGTCTTGCTCGCTGCACTCGGCGATGTAGTGGTCGTCTCCATGAATTATCGTCTTGGCATCCTGGGCTTCATGAACGCGAACTCTCCGGAGGCGCCAGGCAATGTTGGCCTCATGGATCAGAACATGGCTCTAAAGTGGGTGCAGCGGAACATAGCACATTTCGGAGGTGACCCCGAGCAAGTGACTTTGTTCGGTGAGAGCGCAGGCTCAATGAGTGTGCACGCGCAAATTATGTCGCCATTAAGCAAAGGCCTCTTTAAGAGGGCAGTCTTGATGAGCGGCACAATGTACAGCCTGGACACGTGGGACACTGTTCCGGAAAGCATGGTCAAGGCCGACAAGGTCGCTAACGTTATTGGCTGCTCTAACGGTGGAACAATCGAGCTGCTATCGAAGGCAGAAGAAATCGTAGACTGCATGAGAAACAAATCCGCCGATGAGATCGTCAAGGCTTCTCAGAAGATAGCGGCACCAAAGTTTGCCCCATTTGCGCCTACTTACCACGACGAGTTCCTCCCCAGAAATCCATTATTGGCCCTGAAGCGCGGTTTCTTCTCATCTGTGGACGTCTTAGCTGGCGTAACTTCAGACGAAGGAGCTGCGTTGCTCCAGTTCCCGTTGGTCCCCGAGCTTCTGGTGGAAGACCTTCAAGGTTCTCCGCCAGAGGAGCTTATTAAGTCTCTTCGCAGTGCATTATGGCGAGTGCTTAAAGATGACATACTTGATATCTTAGAAACATACACCAAAGAAGCCGCAAAGGACGATAACAACGCACTGAGACGCCAATACATCGACTACTTGTCGGACAGATTGTTCAACTGTCCCTTGCAGTTCTTCGCAGAAAATCACAGCGAGAAAGGCAACAAGGTTTTCACGTATGTGTTCGATCACAAGCCGGCAACGTTTCCACTGCCTGAGTGGATGGGAGCGCCCCACGGCACTGACGTAGCCTTCACGTTTGGTCACCCCTACGCAGCAAATCCTGATTCTCCGGACGGTCGCACGGCTGAGGCTTTTATTCGAATCCTGGCCAGCTTCAGCCGAAATGG GATTCCGGAACTTCCCAACAACGAGACATGGCCACAATACAGCAAGGACTTGCCAAGCACGATCGTTATCAAGAACGGCCAATTTAACGATACACAGGGATTCCGCTCTACCTACTGTGAACGCTGGAGACCTCTGTATTAA
- the LOC125939804 gene encoding uncharacterized protein LOC125939804, translating into NSRGLHLSPTQSAAMAFTRKSMACYPVMIDGKIIPSVTHYKFLGVTIDRDLSWSKHISALRKKLDSFAQIIRHMSGKSWGPSQSSLLQLYQALFVGYLCYSAPVLSGISSSALRTLEGTQARALRICLGLPQCTSTWRTIAEACACPARVYLQHEPMRVHLRLLTRHRNHSLTNTSSAAAYTVPPKGITQRLKIGHKTSSTAAELTGIREAVRCVVRQNLANWTVFCDSKPALLTEASQSGHTIALQWIPSHCGIAGNEQVDAEAKMAHTDGKIIKLPFCRYDINALLHNSIKTSMERQWDNPEHRQERLYRLDAGLRFRLPLRMRRGQETLIHRLRLGVAYTRKYLHKIGRERDPACSVCHTPETIEHILCVCPQYATERRTLKRSVDCLNSRPFSEAKVLGGRIPRGTQQVAEVPVYKSRKH; encoded by the exons aatagtcgtggacttcaTCTCTCACCGACTCAGAGTGCCgccatggcatttacgcggaagtcaatggcctgctaccccgtcatgattgatggcaagattataccttcggtaacccactataagtttctcggagtcaccatcgaccgtgacttatcttggtcgaaacacatctctgcattgagaaaaaagctggacagctttgcacaaatcattcgacatatgtctggaaaatcgtgggggccatcccaatcatctcttctgcagctctaccaggcactttttgttggatacctctgctacagcgcacctgtactttctgggattagttcatctgccctccgcacacttgaaggcactcaggctcgcgcactaagaatttgcctagggcTACCACAATGTACTTCCACATGGCGCACTATTGCAGAGGCatgcgcatgcccagctcgagtgtatctgcaacatgagccaatgcgagtgcatttaaggctactgacaaggcataggaatcattcactgacaaat acctcttccgcggcagcttacacggtgcCTCCAAAGGGGATTACACAGCGGTtgaagataggacacaaaacatcgtctacagcagctgagttgaccggtattcgagaagcagtccgctgcgtAGTACgacaaaacctcgctaactggacagtgttctgcgactcgaaaccggcg ctgcttactgaggcgtctcaatccggacataccattgcactgcagtggattcccagccactgtggaatagccggaaatgagcaggttgacgcggaagcaaaaatggcgcacactgacgggaagattataaaacttcccttttgccgttacgacatcaacgccttgctacacaactccatcaaaacgtctatggagcgacaatgggacaaccccgaacatcgacaagagcgcctctatagacttgacgccggtttgcgattccgacttccacttcggatgcggagaggccaggaaacacttatccatcgattacggcttggtgtggcgtacactcgcaaataccttcacaagattggacgagaacgggaccctgcttgtagcgtctgtcacactcccgagacaatagaacacatactttgcgtgtgccctcaatatgcgaccgagcgaaggacactaaaacgtagcGTTGACTGTTTgaactcccgccccttttcggaagccaaggttttaggc GGACGGATACCCAGAGGCACACAACAAGTAGCCGAAGTTCCTGTCTACAAGTCGAGGAAACACTGA